The Mucilaginibacter rubeus genomic interval AGGTGCTACAGTAACCCAGTTGTGGTTTTTACTGTCGAAGGATTTTGTGCTGTTGGTACTGGTAAGCTGTGTAATAGCATCGCCATTGGCATTTTACTTTTTACAAGGCTGGCTGCAAAAATATGATTACAGGATAACTGTGGGGCCGGGGGTATTTATTATATCAGCCATTGCTGCTATTGTGATCACGCTGGTTACGATTAGTTTCCAGGCTATTAAAGCCGCTATCGCTAACCCGGTTAAGAGTTTAAGGAGTGAATAAGTTGGTCATTGAGTCATTTGCGTCATTAGGTCATTGACCAAAATTCAAAGCAAAAATGACTTAATGACCTGATGACATAATGAAATAAACAGATGATAAAAAACTATTTCAAAACCGCCTGGCGGAATATCTGGAAAAGCAAGGTTTTTTCGGCTATCAACATTTTTGGGTTAGCCGTTGGTATGGCAGCCTGCATCGTGATCACGCTTTTTGTTTATTACGAGAAAAGCTTTGACAATCTGCACACCAAAAATATTTATCGCCTTAACGAGGTGCAAAAGTTTGAGGGTATGGGTGCCTCGCAAAAAGTAGCATTATCCATGTTCCCAATGGGGCAGACCCTCAAGGCCGATTTTCCGGAAGTGAAGAATTTTACCAGGATCCGCTGGCAACAAAAGTTTCCACTCAACTACGGCCTAAAGCGCGTTTATATGCCGCAGGTGTTTTTTGTTGATTCGGTTTTTTTGAAAATGTTTGATTTCAAGTTGCTGCGGGGCGATAGGGAAACCGCTTTATTAAAACCACGCAGCGTTTTATTAACCGAGGATGCCGCAAAACGCATGTTTGGTGATCAGGACCCAATGGGCAAAACCATTACCAATTACGGGCAGGATACCATAACATATTCGGTTACCGGTATATTGGCCAACGTGCCTAAAAACTCACAGTTGCAGTTTGATTGTTTGTTTTCGTTTAGCAGTATCTACAAACCCTGGATGTTCACCAATTGGGGCGGCAACTGGTTAAATACCTATCTCGAACTGGCTCCCGGTACCAATATTGCTGCACTTGAAAAGAAATTTCCGGCATATCTTGAAAAATACCGAGGCAAGGGCGGTTCTAAAAGCTACGAGCTTTTCCTGCTATCGCTGAAAGATGTTCATGCTAACTCGGCAGATATTGGTTTGGATTATATTAATTATCAGAAATTTGATAAGCATATCACTAACCTGTTTACGGTTATTGGCATCATTGTGCTGGTGATAGCCTGTATCAACTTCATTAATCTTTCAACCGCGCGCTCGTCTGAGCGGGCTAAGGAGGTCGGTGTCCGCAAATCCATAGGTGCTGGTCGTGTTCAACTGGCTATGCAGTTCCTTGGCGAAACAGTGTTGTTATCCCTCATCGCTTTGATTTTTGCCTGTATACTGGTAAGCTTGGCCATTCCTTTTGTAAACAGTTTAAGCCAGCGCGATATCAGTTTGCCGCTGCATGATAACAAGATGCTAATAGGCGTAGTGTTTATTAGTACAATACTGGTAGGTGTGATATCCGGCATATATCCTGCGCTTTTCCTGTCCTCGTTTCAACCGGTTAAAGTATTGAAAGGAGCTTTTGCTTCAGTTGGAGGTAATAAAGTACCGCTGCGCAATATTTTGGTTGTTGGTCAGTTTACGAGTGCTGTAATCTTGATGATAGCAACGGTGCTGGTTATCAAACAGCTTAAATTTATGCAGCAAAAGGATCCGGGTTTTAACCGGGATCAGATTGTTAATGTTCCCTTAGGCTTGATCCCGCAAAATAAATATGACCTGTTTAAACAGGAGTTGCTTTCCAACTCGATGATCCAGGGAGTTACCGCTTCGCAGGATATTTTGGGGAGTCACCTTGATCAAACCGGTATCTCATTTAAACTTGGCGATTCGCCTTTACGTCAGCTTACATCAACCTTGCTGGTTGTTGACAATAACTACCTCGATCTGTATAAGATCAAGCTGTCGATGGGCAAAAACTTCTCTACCGATACTTCGGCTGTATGGAAGCAGTACATTATCAATGAGGCGCTGGCTAAAGAGTTGCTGAAAGATCATAAAGGGAAAAACATGGAATCGTTGTTAGGGCAAAGGTTTGGTTTTGATTCTCTTGGTGTGATCACCGGCATTGCTAAAGATTTTAATTTCAATTCGCTCCATTACAAAATAGAAACTTTGTTTTTGGTAAATGGCAAAGGATTCAACCAAATGTCGGTTAAGATCAATGGTGGCAGGGCCAAGGATGCTGTGGCGTTTATACAATCAACGTGGCAAAAGGAGTTTCCGGGCGTACCTTTTGAATACCAGTTTCTGGATGATCATTTTAAAGAAGTTTACAGCGTTGATAACCAGGTAAGCACCGTAGTGAGTATTTTAGCCGGGCTGATCATCATAATATCTTGTTTGGGGCTATTCGGCCTGGCATCATATTCGGCAGAGAAACGGGTTAAAGAAATAGGGGTACGCAAGGTACTCGGTGCATCCGTACAAAACACTGTAATGTTGCTTTCGGGCCATTTTGTAAAACTGGTGCTGATTGCCAACGTCATCGCCTGGCCTATCGCGTTTTATGCCATGAGCAGGTGGCTACAGGATTTTGCGTATCGCATTGATATCAGCTGGTGGGTATTCGGCACAGCAGGGTTTACATCGCTGCTTATAGCCTTTGCAACGGTAAGCTTCCAGGCCGTTAAAGCGGCTGTAGCTAACCCGGTAAAGAGCTTGCGGAGCGAATGATTAGTCATTTGCTTTGCGTCATTTTATTGCACGTCATTGAGTCATTTGCTCTGCATGCTTTGATAATTGAACGCTGATAAAAATGACTTAATGACCACGTAGTAAATGACCCAATGAAATAAGAAAATGATTAAAAACTATATAAAAACAGCATGGCGTAACCTGGTGATAAATAGGGTTACTTCATTAATAAGTATCGCGGGATTGGCAGTTGGGATAGGCTGCTTTATATTATTGGCTACCTATTTGTTAAATGAGTTGAGATACGATAGGTTTCATGCTAACGCCAGTCGTATTGTTAGGGTGGTTTACAATTATAAATCCACTGATGATGCCGAGGCAAAATCGGTAGCGGTAACGCCTACTGCACCAGTACCTGTATTTAAACAGCAATTGCAGGAAATTGAGGATGGCGTGCGGATTTACTGGTACAATAACCCGGTACAATACCAGGATAAGCTATTCAATGAAAAACGGTTTTTATTGGCCGATGAACCATTTTTCAAAATCTTTAGCTTTAAGTTTTTGAGAGGGAACGCCGCAACCGCGCTTAAAGATCCATCGGCTGTGGTGATCACGGCATCTACAGCAAAAAAATACTTTGGTAATGAAGATGCCTTAGGTAAAGTTTTGAAGGTAAACAACAAACAAAATATGATGGTTACCGGCGTGGTTGAGGATGTACCGGAATACTCTCAGATCAAGTTTGATATGATAGGCTCGTACGCTATTACCGAACACTCCAAAACACGCAGATGGGATTCGGCTAATGATTATTCTTACCTGTTGTTAAAACCAGGTGTTAACGCGGCTTCGGTTCAGCAAAAAATGAATACCTACGTGGCCGATATGTTCAAGGATGATTTCAGGCAGGGCCATAAAATGTGGTTCACGCTTGAACCGTTGACCGATGTTCACCTAAAATCCGAAGCTACATATTCGCTCACACCATCGGGCAATATTAAATACATTTATATTTTGGGTGCCGTGGCAGTTATACTACTGCTTTTGGCCTGTGTTAACTTCCTGAACCTGGTTACAGCGAAAGCCATTGAGCGGGGGCACGAAATAGGTGTACGCAAGGTAATGGGCGCGGCCCGGACCCAGCTTTTTACGCAGTTTATCATAGAATCGGCCATGATCACCCTTGTATCATTGCTGGGCGGGTTATTTTTGGCTGATATTAGTTTTAAATGGTTCAGCGATTTTTCAGGACAGCAGTTAAGCCTTCAAACCTGGAACACTTCATGGTTGATCATGGCGCTTGCCGGTTTGTTTATAGTGGTTACTTTTTTAGCGGGAACTTATCCGTCGTTATACCTGTCGTCATTTAACCCCATAGTTACTTTAAAAGGAAAACTTACCAATACTTCGGGTGGCAGGACATTACGCCGGTCGTTGGTTATTTTTCAATTCGTAGTATCTGTATTCTTCATGATCTGTACGGTTATAGCGGGTAGCCAATTACAATATATCCAGCATTTAAATATCGGTATCGACAGGTCGCAGGTAATGGTGATTGATATTGGTGGTAAATCGCTAAAAGATATTAAGTCATTTAATAACGAGGTAACGCGATTACCAGGCGTACTTAATGTGACTGCCTCGTATGATTCGCCGGTAGATGTTCATGGAGGATATAGCATTAACCACGCCGACGGTAAAAACAGCGATTATAACCTTTCGGTAACCGCTTTGCCTGTTGAACGCAACTTTTTAAAAACGCTTGGTATTAAACTGGTGCAAGGCATTGATTTTACAGATGCCGATGAAAAACGTTCGACCGAGGCCGATGAAAACAAACGCAGCTATGGGTTTATCATCAATGAAAAAGCAGCCAACGCGCTGGGCTGGAAGGCTAACGAAGCAGTAGGTAAACACATTGGCCTTAACGGGCGAACCGGTGAAGTAAGGGGAGTGGTACAAAATTTCAACTTTGCGTCGGTACACCAGGAAATTACACCTATAGTAATGTTTACAGAGGATTATTTTGGCAAGGTACTTATCAAAACATCCGGAAATAATCTTACACAAACTATATCGGCAGTAAAAGAAAAGTGGACTGCCTTTAATCCGGCCACGCCGTTTGAATATCATTTCCTCGATCAGGAGTTTGATGACATGTATAAAGCCGAGCAGCGCACAGGGTCAATATTAACCGCGTTTACCCTGGTTACTATTTTTATCTCCTGCCTGGGTTTATTCGGACTGGCGGTATTTTCAACCAGGCAAAGGGTAAAGGAAGTTGGCGTGCGCAAAGTTTTGGGAGCAAGCGTTTTCAGTATTGTAAAGCTGGTTTCCGGCGATTTTCTGAAACTGGTGATCATATCTGTTATCATCGCCTCGCCGATAGCCTGGTACGCCATGCACCGCTGGCTACAGGATTTCGCTTATAAAATCAGCATCCAGATCTGGGTATTTATTGCAGCCGGAGCCGTGGCTATATTCATCGCCTTTATCACTGTAAGCGTGCAATCACTCAGGGCGGCTCTTGCTAACCCGGTGAAGAGCTTGCGCTCGGGAGATTGATTTTTAGGCGAAAGGTAAAAGGCCAAAGCTGAAAGGTTTACTCCTTTCGGCTTTTGTTGTTTTAGGGCGTAGGTACAGGAGGCTGGAAAAGGAGGGCAATGGCTGCCCGTGTCTCCAAAAACCTTTAACCTTTGGCCTTTTACCTTTCAGCTCCCCAAAAACACTGTATCATAATCGAACGCATTCTGTTACATAAGCGTACAGTAATAATTTGGTAATATCATTTAATGCATTGATAGTTAGTTAGATATAACTTTGGTATGTTATTGATATGTTAATCGCAAAATGATGAGTATTATTGTTTAACTCATTTATTTATAAACAAACTAATTCAATAATTAAAAATGTTATCACTGCAGCATATTTCAAAGTATTTCCAGGTAGGGGGCAACAGAAACATCATCCTGAACGATCTGAGCCTTGAGGTTGACGAAGGCGAATTCATTTCCATCATGGGCCCTTCAGGTTCTGGCAAATCAACATTACTAAATATCATCGGTATGCTGGACGAGCCGTCAGATGGTTACCATTACTTTGAGGGGCATGCAGTGCATCAGCTTAAAGAAAAACAGCGTTCGGCTTTGTATAAACAATACATCGGTTTCGTTTTCCAGGCATATCACTTAATTGACGAGCTTACCGTTTACGAAAACATTGAAACCCCGCTTATTTACCAGGACTTTAAAAGTGCCGAACGTAAAGCCATGGTAGCCGATATGCTCGACCGCTTTAGCATTGTTGGTAAAAAAGACCTTTTCCCTGCACAGTTATCAGGCGGCCAACAGCAGTTGGTGGGTATAGCCCGCGCACTCATCGCCAAGCCGAAATTGTTACTGGCCGACGAACCTACAGGTAACCTTAACTCAAAACAAG includes:
- a CDS encoding ABC transporter permease, whose product is MIKNYIKTAWRNLVINRVTSLISIAGLAVGIGCFILLATYLLNELRYDRFHANASRIVRVVYNYKSTDDAEAKSVAVTPTAPVPVFKQQLQEIEDGVRIYWYNNPVQYQDKLFNEKRFLLADEPFFKIFSFKFLRGNAATALKDPSAVVITASTAKKYFGNEDALGKVLKVNNKQNMMVTGVVEDVPEYSQIKFDMIGSYAITEHSKTRRWDSANDYSYLLLKPGVNAASVQQKMNTYVADMFKDDFRQGHKMWFTLEPLTDVHLKSEATYSLTPSGNIKYIYILGAVAVILLLLACVNFLNLVTAKAIERGHEIGVRKVMGAARTQLFTQFIIESAMITLVSLLGGLFLADISFKWFSDFSGQQLSLQTWNTSWLIMALAGLFIVVTFLAGTYPSLYLSSFNPIVTLKGKLTNTSGGRTLRRSLVIFQFVVSVFFMICTVIAGSQLQYIQHLNIGIDRSQVMVIDIGGKSLKDIKSFNNEVTRLPGVLNVTASYDSPVDVHGGYSINHADGKNSDYNLSVTALPVERNFLKTLGIKLVQGIDFTDADEKRSTEADENKRSYGFIINEKAANALGWKANEAVGKHIGLNGRTGEVRGVVQNFNFASVHQEITPIVMFTEDYFGKVLIKTSGNNLTQTISAVKEKWTAFNPATPFEYHFLDQEFDDMYKAEQRTGSILTAFTLVTIFISCLGLFGLAVFSTRQRVKEVGVRKVLGASVFSIVKLVSGDFLKLVIISVIIASPIAWYAMHRWLQDFAYKISIQIWVFIAAGAVAIFIAFITVSVQSLRAALANPVKSLRSGD
- a CDS encoding ABC transporter ATP-binding protein: MLSLQHISKYFQVGGNRNIILNDLSLEVDEGEFISIMGPSGSGKSTLLNIIGMLDEPSDGYHYFEGHAVHQLKEKQRSALYKQYIGFVFQAYHLIDELTVYENIETPLIYQDFKSAERKAMVADMLDRFSIVGKKDLFPAQLSGGQQQLVGIARALIAKPKLLLADEPTGNLNSKQGEEIMELFRKLNKEDGVTIIQVTHSEKNAEYGSRIIDLLDGRIDSSRKL
- a CDS encoding ABC transporter permease; the encoded protein is MIKNYFKTAWRNIWKSKVFSAINIFGLAVGMAACIVITLFVYYEKSFDNLHTKNIYRLNEVQKFEGMGASQKVALSMFPMGQTLKADFPEVKNFTRIRWQQKFPLNYGLKRVYMPQVFFVDSVFLKMFDFKLLRGDRETALLKPRSVLLTEDAAKRMFGDQDPMGKTITNYGQDTITYSVTGILANVPKNSQLQFDCLFSFSSIYKPWMFTNWGGNWLNTYLELAPGTNIAALEKKFPAYLEKYRGKGGSKSYELFLLSLKDVHANSADIGLDYINYQKFDKHITNLFTVIGIIVLVIACINFINLSTARSSERAKEVGVRKSIGAGRVQLAMQFLGETVLLSLIALIFACILVSLAIPFVNSLSQRDISLPLHDNKMLIGVVFISTILVGVISGIYPALFLSSFQPVKVLKGAFASVGGNKVPLRNILVVGQFTSAVILMIATVLVIKQLKFMQQKDPGFNRDQIVNVPLGLIPQNKYDLFKQELLSNSMIQGVTASQDILGSHLDQTGISFKLGDSPLRQLTSTLLVVDNNYLDLYKIKLSMGKNFSTDTSAVWKQYIINEALAKELLKDHKGKNMESLLGQRFGFDSLGVITGIAKDFNFNSLHYKIETLFLVNGKGFNQMSVKINGGRAKDAVAFIQSTWQKEFPGVPFEYQFLDDHFKEVYSVDNQVSTVVSILAGLIIIISCLGLFGLASYSAEKRVKEIGVRKVLGASVQNTVMLLSGHFVKLVLIANVIAWPIAFYAMSRWLQDFAYRIDISWWVFGTAGFTSLLIAFATVSFQAVKAAVANPVKSLRSE